The genomic stretch AAGGTAATATTAATGGGACAATATCAAACGCGCTAAACGGTAATGGGGTTAGTGGTATATCAATAGGGCTAAGGGAAGGACTAAATGTTACGACTGGCACAGTTATTACGTCAACCCTGACAGGTAATGAAGGATATTATGAATTTTCAAATTTAAATGCTGGTTATTATACTGCAGAGGCAAGTGGGACAGGTTACAATACAACTTATTTTACAGTTATATGTATTGGAGGAACTACAACTGAAAATCAGGATGCTACAATAACACCTAATGTTTCTGAAGAGCAAACAAGATTTGTACTGAGATGGGGAGAGAGCCCTTATGATTTAGATTCCCATTTGACTGGTCCCACATCTGAGGATAGCAGATTTCATGTCTACTGGGCTAATAAAACATATACCTACTCTGGAATAACATACGCTGATTTGGATAGGGACGATACAAATAGTTTTGGACCTGAAACAACAACTATTTATCAACAAATACCTGGAGTCTATAGGTTTTCTGTTCATGATTATAGTAATAGGAATAGTGATAATAGTTTTGCTCTTGCTAATTCAGGTGCTTATGTTCAAGTGTATAGTGGTTCAGAACTTATTGCAACTTATAATGTACCATCTAATCAAGATGGGACTTTATGGACAGTATGTGAGATAGATGGAAACACAATGACTCCAATTAACGAAATGTCTTATGAGTCTAGTTATTCGGATATTAGACAAATAAGCAGTTCAGATGCAGAATTAATGATAGACCTTCCAACAAAGAAATAGTGTAAAAACAACAAAAGTGGGGCTAAATTTTATAGAAATTGGCCCCACTTTAAAATTATTTGACTTTCCCCCTCTACTTCGATATATTAAAAATAATATTATAGGCCAAACAACACAACATGAAATGTAGTTTATTGATACTAAAAAATATCAGATGCTTTGGTATGCTAAATATTTAAAGCTGCAAGTGAGGCAGGTAAATATATAAGTTGAAAATTACCTTAAAATCTGAATAGTTAAATATTGGGTCCTTAAATAAAATACTCAGATTACGGGTACTGCTTTTAATCTCTTAGGGTCTAATTCCTCGCAGCTCTGCTGCGACTAATAAATATGATTTGTATTAGAATTAGATTTCAGATACCCCGTAGCTCTGCTACGGGGAGGTTCATTTTCGATTCCGAATTAAGAAATATATATCCTAATTTCTATTATTATTAATTATTAATAAGGAGGAACCTTATGTTTAAAAAACACTACCCCATCTTTCTCATCTTTTCTCTTTTGCTTCTCTTAGTTTTTTACTCCCTGGCTTTTTCTTCAACCGACAAGGATGACTACTACCGGGACCTGGTCAGAGAAAAGATCGAAACCCAGCTAGCCCGTGCCCCCAAAATCTCCCTCACCGTCAACCGGCAGAGCACCTCACAGGAGACCACCCTTACCGGTACGGCCACCAACACCTCGGATGAGACCCTTACCGATCTAGTGATAAACGGTATGCTCATTACCGATGAAGGTGAAACCGGCTCCCACTACCAGGTCATCGACGTCTTCGAGGAACAGAAAGTCTCCATCGCCTCTCTCTCCCCTGAGGAGACCCAGGAATTTAGCTTCCAGCTAACCGGTATCTCCTGGAATTCCGGCAAACTCAACGGCATTATCTTTGTTCAGGAAACCCAGTCCGAGAACAAGGAAATCTACCAAGCCATCTTCATCCAGTAGGAGGTTATAGATGAAAAGATATTCATTTTTGCTTATTCCTTTATTTATCCTGTCTTTATTGTTTCTCAGCTGTCAGGGCATTGCCCCTCCCACTCCACCCTCAGAAGGGGAAGAAGAGGAATCTTCCGGAGAATCTACCGGTCGAGTAGTGCTGGTGGAGCTCTTTAACGTAGAGGGCTGTCCTGCCTGTAAGGCCATCAACCCCATTGTCGAAGATCTGATTGATGAATATTCCACCGATGAGGTCATCTTAGTCCAGTTAAAAGGCTGGCTGGCCGGAGCCACCCCTGAGACCGAAGAGCGTTTCAGCTGGTATGTCTCAGGAACCAAACATACTCCCTTTATCGCTTTTAACGGCCTGTCTGATACCTTCAGTGAGGGAATCTCCGGCGGTGGCGGCGGAGGTGGAGGAGGAGGGCCTGTAAATCATGCCCCCATTGTAACATCAGAGCCAGTTACAACTGCTACTGTTGATGAAGAATACGTCTATGATGTAGAAGCTACTGACGCTGATGATGATACTTTGACTTATTCATTGGCTACAGGTCCTGTAGCTATGTTCATTGAACCTGCAACAGGTTTAATTACCTGGACACCTACTTGGTATCAAACTGGAGAATACGATATTTCAGTAGAAGTAAGTGATGGAAGAAAAAAGTCGACTCAAAATTTTATTATAACAGTTTCTGACCGTCTTTACGCTATAGCTATAACCAATCAGATTACCGAACCTCTTATCCTTGAGAAAAAGATTGAATATTTAAAATCAGAAGGAATAATTAAGGATAGCTATTCCATTAACAAACCACTATCAGTTAAAAGAGGCAGTACAGAGCATTATATTGAAATAGGATGGCCAAACAGTTTTCCTGATGCAAGTGGTTATAAAATATATAGAAAAGAAAATTCATCGGAATCGGAATATGAATTATATTATACTTTGGAAAATCCATCTTCTGATGATTGGCTTTACTTTGATGATGATTCTATTGAAACTGAAGGTAAATCTTACACCTATTATATTACTGCTTATAATAGCAATAATGGTGAACCGGAAGAAGAGATATATCGCAGTAATGAAATGACTATTAATACCTGGTTGCCTCCCTGCTCATTAGATAGTCCGGTAGATGAATTTCCTATTACTGAACCAATCCCAAGCTTTGCATGGAATCCTGTAGGGTTAAGTGATTTTCCATCTGGTTCCATTGTAAGCGGAGACAGTGATTTATGGATATATGATTATACTTCTGTAAGCGGAGCCTGGTGGCGTTACTTTGATGATATGACTACTTCAAATGTTACCTATAATGATGACGGAAGTGCTGCATCTCTGGTTTCCGGTCACGAATATTATTGGAACTCTTGGGGCTATGGGTATGATGGAAATGGAGACTTGATAGCCATGTCCTGGAGTGAAGATTGGGATTTTACTGTAGACATTGAGGGTTCCACAGTCCGCCGTGCATTATTGGTGGGAGTAGGAGATTACATAAGTGAAGATATTCCAGATTTGCCTGCACCTCCGTATGATGTTGATATGATGCGTGATACACTTGAACATTCCGGAATTGAACCAAACTTAATTGGTGAGTTAAAAGACCAGCAAGCTACCAAAAGTGATATATTAACTGGAATAGCAAATGCTTTTGATGGAGCAGATTCAGATGATATTTCCTATTTCTATTTTACTGGGCATGGTACTTTAGATAATGATGATGTATCATATTTATGTCCTACAGATTATAATTTAAATACCAGCACTGCAATTAGTGTAAATGATTTGGAAACTGCCTTGAGTGCCATCCAAGGTACAAAAGTGATTTTTATCGATTCCTGTCATTCAGGGGGCTTTATTGGCAGGGAAATAAACCAAGAGAGCATGTCAGACTATTTACAAGATTATAATAGTAATATTATCAATACCTTTATGGCAAAATCATTTACTGAAAGAGATTTGGCTACATCCCAATATCAAGTCTTAACTGCATGTCTTTCAATACAAACAAGCGTAGAATTAATCCCATCAGAGGGTAATCCTTTTGGTTTGTTTAGCCGGGTATTATGTGATGGTTGCGGTTATGATTATTATAGTCATCCCTACCATGCAGATTCAAATGCAAATGGTGAAGTAACTTTAGATGAAGCTTATTTTTATACTGCTTACTGGGTAAATGAGATCAGTGATGATCTTAATGAATTGCCTGGTTGGGAAATTGATCAGGATACTCAGGTATATCCGGTTGGTTCAAATTTCGTTATTATCAAAGAATCTGCTGGTTTATAAAAGGAATAAATATCAGGTTTAGACTAAATTTAATGAAGAAGTAGTAACAAGAGAAGGATAAAGTGTATCCATCCTTCTCTTGTTACTTTATAGAACTATCATGTTATGGAAATGCAATTGAAAATAGTATTTTTTTATTTTTAAATTCAGTCATTATATTTTCATAGTTCTTTCAAAACTCCTTGTCAAGATAGCTTTTGTTATATATAATATTTTTTATGATGAATACAGAAAAAAGTGGGAAATTATTTTTTGTTTTTTTATTTGTTATCATTTTGTTATTTTTTAATGCCTGTCATGGTGATTTTGTCATCCCCGGTCTTGAAGATGATAATGAAAATAGTATTACCACTAATGCTTATATAATTATTAAAGGCAATACCGATATTATCAAAGATTGTACGCCAGAATTCAGTATTTTCACAGAAAAAACAAACATTGCCTCAATGTCATTTAGTGGTAATGGTAAAGATTGGTCAGAATGGGTAGCTTATAGTGAAAATTATGACCAGTTTAATATTGCTAATGGTTTGTATGGAACGGATATGGAATCAGGCGTCAAAACTATTTACGTTCGATTTAAGGATATTAATGATGTTATTTACCCGCAAGATTTCCAGGAACCTGTTTGTTGTAAATTTGAGTATGAAATTCAGCAACTTTTTTCAATTGAAATTGAACCTAATGAGATAGAAATAAAAACAGGAGAAAGTCAAAAATTTATTGTAAAAGGTTATGACCTTTTTTCTAAAAATGAAATTCCTCTAGATGGTAAAAAAATTGAATGGAGCAAATCATGTGGGGTAGGTAAGTTAAATCCTATTATTAGTTTGCAGACAACTTATACCGCACCAGATATCCCGGGTCCCAGAAATATATCTGCCCATTATGGTTCTTTGGGAACCGGGGCAAAAATTTATATAATTCAGGAATGATTAGAGAAACAATATAGAGGTAGTGAAAAATATATTTTTAAATCTATTTTAATTTAATGAATAAGAAAAAGGAGAAAAGGAAATGAAAAAAATTATTGTATTATTGCTTGTAATGTCTCTAGCATTTTTTGCAATTACCGGATGTGATGGCATAGGTACTCCCAACGGAGCTGAAGGAGAAGGAGAAGGTGA from Atribacterota bacterium encodes the following:
- a CDS encoding caspase family protein encodes the protein MKRYSFLLIPLFILSLLFLSCQGIAPPTPPSEGEEEESSGESTGRVVLVELFNVEGCPACKAINPIVEDLIDEYSTDEVILVQLKGWLAGATPETEERFSWYVSGTKHTPFIAFNGLSDTFSEGISGGGGGGGGGGPVNHAPIVTSEPVTTATVDEEYVYDVEATDADDDTLTYSLATGPVAMFIEPATGLITWTPTWYQTGEYDISVEVSDGRKKSTQNFIITVSDRLYAIAITNQITEPLILEKKIEYLKSEGIIKDSYSINKPLSVKRGSTEHYIEIGWPNSFPDASGYKIYRKENSSESEYELYYTLENPSSDDWLYFDDDSIETEGKSYTYYITAYNSNNGEPEEEIYRSNEMTINTWLPPCSLDSPVDEFPITEPIPSFAWNPVGLSDFPSGSIVSGDSDLWIYDYTSVSGAWWRYFDDMTTSNVTYNDDGSAASLVSGHEYYWNSWGYGYDGNGDLIAMSWSEDWDFTVDIEGSTVRRALLVGVGDYISEDIPDLPAPPYDVDMMRDTLEHSGIEPNLIGELKDQQATKSDILTGIANAFDGADSDDISYFYFTGHGTLDNDDVSYLCPTDYNLNTSTAISVNDLETALSAIQGTKVIFIDSCHSGGFIGREINQESMSDYLQDYNSNIINTFMAKSFTERDLATSQYQVLTACLSIQTSVELIPSEGNPFGLFSRVLCDGCGYDYYSHPYHADSNANGEVTLDEAYFYTAYWVNEISDDLNELPGWEIDQDTQVYPVGSNFVIIKESAGL